The Lepus europaeus isolate LE1 chromosome 5, mLepTim1.pri, whole genome shotgun sequence genome includes the window CTGGCTTTCATCACTGCTGAGAACTAATAAAACAGGACCGTCAATATCCTGAGATGTGTTGAGTGCAGACTTTAGTGTGGTATCACATTCAAGATCTACATTCCTTTCATCATGGTTCTTATCATCACTGACACTTATAACCGTGGACTCTTCATTATCACTATCATCATCATTACCAAACTTTGTTAAGTCACTTGTTTTTATGGGGCTGTTTCTCTCTTCATTCCATCTATTCACTTCCACGACTGCAAATGTTTGGGCTAATGATTTCATTACAGCCTCACAATTCAGATGTGAGGGCTCTGAAGGGGCTTTGTTATGGGGAGTTGAATGCTTTTGAGAAGCTAATTGCTGAGGGCTAGCGTCCTGAAATTTAGAAAGACTCGACTGAGAGGAGTTCTCATTAATTTCTTTTCcctcatttattatttcattgCTGTCTTCATCCAAACTCTTacaattctgttttgtttctttaggaGATGCAACTCTGGcctgtcctttctctctttcattagAATATTGGTGTTTCTGCATTGTCAGTATTTTTTCTGAACTTACGTGGAAGGAATCATCAAAGTCATTATGAATTTCATTACTACAGACATTTGATTTATTGATCTGAGAAAGAGAGCTTGCTTGTAAATGAGAAGTCTGTTTGGTATCCAAATCCTCTGAGTTCACAGGCGTATCAatgatttgcttttcatttcttggGACAATTTTAGTATCTTTCTTCTCAATTTGTGTCTGTAATTTGCTTGGCTTACTCCTGGTTGTTCTCTTAGGTGCAAttccagaaaatgaaatgtttgagCATGATGACTCAGCATCGGACACAGCTTCAGCATGTGATTCTTGGCTTGGATCTGTTATAGATTTATCTGTACATCTTCGGGTTCTTGTAGTTAGCTCTGTGGAAGGCACAATTCTAGAAACACCTGAAGCATGAGATTCTGCTTCAGAAACAACTTCTTCAGTATGAGATTCATTTACTGGAGTTACTTTCAGCCTTTTCCTAACACTAGACACTGGGGTGGGTGCAATTAAGATTTGCCTCCTCCTAGTTATTCTTAAAATGGGCTCCTGGGTCTCAGACACAGAATAATTTGACTCTGCCTCAGAGGTCTCTCCATCAGATGGTTCAGTTATCCCGGAGAGTGTGCTGGCAGGTCCATCCTTCCTCTTTTTGGATTTAGGATTTCGAGAGATCGAACTCTGTTCCCGGTCATCAGATCCAGAGCCCTGCCTGCTTTCTGGATGTTCTTGATTCCCTCCAGCAGCAGAATTCTGCAGGCCAAAGACAACACACCGTAATTTACGCAGGGCTGGgtcaaggagaaaataaataatttaaaagcccACTAAAACAAACAAAGCCA containing:
- the DNTTIP2 gene encoding deoxynucleotidyltransferase terminal-interacting protein 2 — encoded protein: MVVTRSARKRAVNQASSAGSSQQKNSAAGGNQEHPESRQGSGSDDREQSSISRNPKSKKRKDGPASTLSGITEPSDGETSEAESNYSVSETQEPILRITRRRQILIAPTPVSSVRKRLKVTPVNESHTEEVVSEAESHASGVSRIVPSTELTTRTRRCTDKSITDPSQESHAEAVSDAESSCSNISFSGIAPKRTTRSKPSKLQTQIEKKDTKIVPRNEKQIIDTPVNSEDLDTKQTSHLQASSLSQINKSNVCSNEIHNDFDDSFHVSSEKILTMQKHQYSNEREKGQARVASPKETKQNCKSLDEDSNEIINEGKEINENSSQSSLSKFQDASPQQLASQKHSTPHNKAPSEPSHLNCEAVMKSLAQTFAVVEVNRWNEERNSPIKTSDLTKFGNDDDSDNEESTVISVSDDKNHDERNVDLECDTTLKSALNTSQDIDGPVLLVLSSDESQQSENSEDEEDTLCFVGNSGQKESLSGKSGDKSGGNELFVIDTTPGLSADKNFYLEEEDEVKEVAIEEEEEEEESEEEPSDHDKNKDAEFSDEDDLLNNTKSKLLKLTSSSIDPGLSIKQLGGLYINFSANKLQSNKRTLTQIKEKKKNELLQKTIITPEFEKNDCVPPYSESKHQLQKKRKKERQKTAGDGWFGMKAPELTDELKNDLKALKMRASMDPKRFYKKNDRDGFPKYFQVGTIVDNPADFYHSRIPKKQRKRTIVDELLADSEFRRYNRRKYSEIMAEKAANAAGKKFRKKKKFRN